The sequence TTATATAACACATTATCAAGAAGAAAAGAAGAATTTATTCCGTTGGAAGAAGGAAAAGTTAAGATGTATGTCTGCGGTCCGACGGTATACAATTTTATCCATATCGGAAATGCAAGACCGATGATTGTATTTGATACAGTGAGACGTTATTTTGAGTACAAAGGCTATGATGTGAACTTTGTATCAAACTTTACAGACGTCGATGATAAGATTATCAAAAAAGCGATTGAGGAAGGTGTATCTGCAAATGAGATTTCGCAAAGATACATTGCAGAATGCAAAAAAGATATGGCTGGGATGAACGTGAAGCCTGCCACAAAGCATCCGCTTGCAACAGAAGAAATCTGTGGCATGATCGAGATGATTCAGGAATTGATCGACAAAGGATATGCTTACGAAAAGAATGGTACGGTGTATTTCCGTACAAGAAAGTTTGATGAGTATGGAAAGCTTTCTCATAAGAATCTGGATGATCTGCAGTCAGGAGGACGCTCTCTGTTAGTGTCGGGGGAAGACGAAAAAGAAGATCCGTTGGATTTTGTTCTTTGGAAACCGAAAAAAGAAGGAGAGCCGGCGTGGGAGTCGCCTTGGTGTGACGGACGTCCTGGATGGCATATTGAGTGTTCTGTGATGTCGAAAAAATATCTCGGAGATCAGATTGACATCCATGCGGGAGGGGAGGACCTTGTATTCCCGCACCATGAAAACGAGATTGCACAAAGTGAGGCGGCAAATGGAAAAGAGTTTGCAAGGTATTGGATGCACAATGCATTTTTAAATATTGATAACCGTAAGATGTCAAAATCACTTGGTAACTTCAGAACAGTGAGAGAAATCAGCGAACAGTATGACCTTCAGGTACTTCGTTTCTTTATGCTGAGTGCACATTACAGAAGCCCGTTGAACTTTAGTGCTGATTTAATGGAAGCATCAAAAAATGGTCTCACACGTATCGTGACCGCTGTGGATAATCTGAAACATTTGGAAAATGCAACTTCGGCTGAGGCGATGACAGATGTGGAGAAGGAAACCTTCGAAAAGACGAAAGAATTCGTGGAGGGCTTTGAGACGGCGATGGAAGATGATTTTAATACTGCCGATGCAATTGCTTCTATTTTTGAACTTGTAAAATTTGCAAATACGACTGCGACAGCAGAAAGTTCAAAAGAGTATTTGAAAGGACTTCATGATCTGATTGTGAAGCTGGCAGATGTACTTGGATTGATCGTAGAAAAAGAAGAGGAGCTGCTTGCAGAAGATATTGAAAAGCTGATCGAGGAGCGCCAGGCGGCGAGAAAAGAAAAGAATTTTAAACGTGCAGATGAGATTCGTAACGAGTTGTTGGAAAAAGGAATTATTTTAGAGGATACACGTGAAGGAGTAAAATGGAAAAGAGCGTAGGGTTTGAATTTGATTCCTATATGCAAGAAGTTTTTCAAATGAAAGAGGTGGATGTTCACAGTTATTCACCTCTTACATTGGCATATATAGGAGATAGTATATATGATTTGATTATCAAAAGCCTTGTGATCAATCAAGGCAACCGCCAGGTGAATAAGCTGCACAAGGAGACCAGCATGTATGTTCAGGCGTCCACCCAGTCTCTCATGATGCGCGCGATGCAGGAAGAGCTGACAGAAGAAGAACATGCTGTTTACAAGCGTGGAAGAAACGCAAAATCGGTATCTCCGGCAAAAAATCAATCGATTACCGATTATAGAAGAGCAACCGGATTCGAGGCGTTGCTCGGATATCTGTATTTGAAAAAAGAATGGAAACGAATGTTGGATTTGGTGAAAATCGGTCTGGACAGTTTGAAAGAAAAAGAAGTGTAGGAGGCTTATATGAGCGAAGAGATAAAGGTAGAAAATTTGATGGTTGAGGGACGCAATGCAGTGATTGAGGCATTTCGCTCCGGTAAACCTGTGGATAAGCTGTTTGTGCTTGACGGCTGTCAGGATGGTCCGGTCCGCACAATTATCAGAGAGGCGAAAAAACATGATACTATCATTAATTTTGTGACAAAAGAACGATTGGATCAGATTTCTGAGACAAAGAAACATCAAGGTGTGATTGCATATGCAGCGGCCTATGAGTATTCAGAAGTGGAAGACATGTTGGAACTGGCAAAGAAGAAGGGCGAAGATCCGTTTTTGATTTTGCTTGATAACATTGAAGATCCACATAATCTTGGTGCGATCATCCGTACCGCAAACCTTGCAGGGGCACATGGCGTGATCATTCCAAAGAGACGTGCAGTCGGGCTTACAGCTACTGTTGCAAAGACATCTGCGGGAGCGCTTAATTATACTCCGGTCGCAAAGGTGACAAATCTCGCAAAAACAATGGAAGAGCTGAAAGAAAAAGGGTTATGGTTTGTCTGTGCAGATATGGGCGGCGAATCCATGTACCGACTGAATCTGACAGGTCCAATCGGGATGGTTATTGGAAATGAAGGAGATGGAGTAAGCCGGCTTGTGAAAGAAAAATGTGATTTCATCGCATCTATTCCGATGAAAGGTGACATTGATTCTTTGAATGCATCTGTGGCGGCAGGTGTATTAGCATATGAGATTGTAAGACAGCGTTTGCAGTAGTTTTAGGAGAAAAAGAATGTCTGATTATGGAAAAATGACAGATGAGCAGCTAATCTGCAATCTGCGGGCAGGGGAACAGGAAATTACCGATTATGTCATGGATAAGTATAAATTTCTTGTGAAGAAAAAGGCGAAAGAGATGTATCTTCTCGGCGGGGAAAACGATGACTTGATTCAGGAGGGGATGATCGGACTTTTCAAAGCGGTGCGTGATTATGACAGTGAGCAGGGAACGTCCTTTGCAAGTTTTGCGGATCTTTGCATATCAAGACAGATGTACAGTGCAATCAAAGCGTCTCAGAGGCAGAAACATATGCCGTTGAACTCTTATATTTCCCTGTACGAGCAGGGAGAGGATACACAAGAAGAAAAACAGCAGCCTCTGATCGAGACGATTCAGACAATGAAAGACAATAATCCAGAGGAGTTATTCCTGAATAAAGAATATCTGCAGATGATTGAGCAGGAGTTAAAAAAAAGGTTGAGTGATCTGGAAAATCAGGTACTGCATTTGCATTTGTTGGGAATCGATTATCAGACGATTGCAAAGCTTTTGGATAAAAGCCCAAAATCCATTGATAATGCATTGCAGCGAATTAAAGCGAAAATGGCAGGGATTGTACAGATATAGAAGACACCCGGCGAAATATGTATTACAAAATAGCGCTACACTTTGCGGGTGTGGCGCTATTTTTGCGTTTGTTGTTAGTTACAAGGGTAATCACTGCACAAAGCATAGCGATAAAGGAAAACAAATCAGACCATGTTACCATAAGCACCAACCCCCTTTCTACTGGGTGGCTGGCATAGCACCTCATCAGCTCCCTGGGTAAGTATACTATTACCAATGTACAGTATTTCTTATATTGTAAAAAATCGTGGAATTTTGAATTTGATATGATAAAAAGAAAAGAACCATTGAAAAATCAAAGGTTCTGAGTACAGCTGCTGGCGGGACTTGAACCCGTGACCTCCGCCTTACCAAGGCGACGCGCTACCGACTGCGCCACAGCAGCATATATTTTTACAACAAATTTATATTACTATAGCTTGTTTCATCTGTCAATGTTATTTTTAGTAAAAAATTTTCGAAGTGAAACCATTTTAGGGAATTCGCTGTCTAATAGATGAAGACAATTTTATGGAGCATGGATGTACCTACGTGAAAGTTACAGAGAAATCATAGCAAAATGCAGATTACGTGTTGTTCCAAACTTTATTTTATGGTATCCTATAGAATAAAGTGAATCTTCTGTGAAGTGGTCTTGGATTTTACGGAAGAAGAATAGATAGTGGAGGAATGACATGGAAAACGAAGTAGTTTCAAAAAATTTTATAGAACAGGAAATTGAAAAAGATTTAAGAGAAGGTGTATATGATACGGTATGCACAAGATTCCCGCCGGAGCCGAATGGATATCTTCATATCGGACATGCAAAATCTATTTTGCTGAACTATGGATTGGCACAGAAATATAACGGTACATTCCATATGCGTTTTGATGATACGAATCCAACAAAAGAGAAAGTGGAATTTGTAGAGTCTATTAAAGAAGATATCAAATGGCTTGGAGCAGACTGGAAAGACAATCTGTTTTTTGCATCAGATTATTTTGACCAGATGTATGAATGTGCTGTGAAATTAATCAAAAAAGGAAAAGCATATGTATGTGATCTGACAGCGGAAGAGATTCGCGAGTACAGAGGAACTTTGACAGAACCGGGAAGAAACAGCCCGTACCGTGAACGTACGGTGGAAGAGAATTTAGAGCTGTTCGAGGCGATGAAAAATGGAGAGTTTGAAGATGGGGAGAGAGTGCTCCGTGCAAAAATCGATATGGCATCACCGAACATCAACATGCGTGACCCGATCATTTACCGTGTGGCACATATGACGCATCACAATACAGGTGATAAATGGTGTATTTACCCAATGTACGATTTCGCACATCCGATTGAAGATGCGATTGAGAAAATCACACATTCTATCTGTACATTAGAGTTTGAAGATCACAGACCACTGTATGACTGGGTTGTAAGAGAATGTGAGTTTGAACCGGCACCAAGACAGATTGAGTTTGCAAAATTATATTTGACAAATGTGGTGACAGGAAAGAGATATATCAAAAAATTAGTCGAAGACGGTATTGTAGATGGATGGGATGATCCAAGACTTGTATCAATTGCGGCACTTAGAAGACGTGGATTTACACCGGAATCATTGAAGATGTTCGTAGATCTCTGCGGAGTGTCTAAGAGCAACAGCTCTGTGGACTACGCAATGTTAGAATACTGTATCCGTGAAGATTTGAAGATGAAAAAATCACGTATGATGGCAGTGCTTGATCCGATCAAGCTGATCATCGACAATTATCCGGAAGGACAGGTTGAATATTTGGATGTGGCAAATAATTTGGAAAATGAAGAATTAGGATACCGTAAAGTACCTTTCTGCAGAGAGCTTTACATTGAGAGAGAAGACTTTATGGAAGAGCCACCGAAAAAATATTTCCGTTTGTTCCCAGGAAACGAAGTGCGCCTGATGCATGCGTATTTTGTAAAATGTGAAAGCTTTGTAAAAGATGAAAACGGTAATATCACAGAGATTCACTGTACGTATGATCAAGAGACAAAATGTGGAAGTGGATTTACAGGAAGAAAAGTAAAAGGTACGATTCACTGGGTACCAGCTCCATATGCAGTGAAAGCAGAAGTACGTCTTTATGAAAATATTGTTGACGAAGAAAAAGGTGTTTACAATAAAGAGGACGGTTCTTTGAACTTGAATCCAAATTCATTGACAATCTTGAAAGACTGCTATTTAGAGCCAAGCTTTGACGATGCAAAAGCATATGACAGCTTCCAGTTTGTGAGAAACGGATATTTCTGTATTGATGCGAAAGATTCAAAACCGGATGCGCTTGTATTTAACCGTATCGTATCCTTGAAGAGCTCTTTCAAACTGCCAAAATAAACAGATGAATGAATTGACAATCAATTTGAAGACAAAATCGGATATGCCACTGTATGAGCAGATTTACCGGCATATTAAGACAGAGATTCAAAGCGGGCGGATTGCCTGCAGAGAAAAACTGCCTTCTACACGGGCTCTCTCCAGACATTTGGAGGTGAGCCGAAGTACGGTAGAGCTGGCATATGAACAGCTTTTGTCGGAAGGGTATATTGAGTCGGAGCCGTGTAAAGGCTTTTTTGCCGCACAATTGGAAGGATTGTATCAATTTGCGGAGCTTAACATGGTATCAAAAGCAGGAGAGAAAACCGAGAAGAAAAAATACCGTTATGATTTCAGCCCGCGTGGAATTGATTTGAGCAGCTTCCCGTATAATGTGTGGAGAAAATTATCAAAAGAAATATTGGTGGACGATCGAACGGACTTGTTCCGTCTCGGAAATTCACAGGGAGAAGAGGGGCTTCGAAATGCAATCCGTAACTACCTGTATCAGGCACGTGGAGTGAATTGTCAGCCGGAACAGATTATTGTCGGTGCGGGAAATGATTATCTGCTTATGCTGCTTAGCATGGTGATGGGAGAGCAACGAAAGGTTGCATTTGAGAATCCTACTTACAAGCAGGCGTATCGTTTGTTTCGAAATCTTTCCTGTGAAGTGATGACGATTGATATGGATAAATATGGAATGGAAGTCTCAAAATTGTGTGAATCGAATGCAGACACCGCATATGTTATGCCGTCTCACCAATATCCGCTTGGTATCGTTATGCCGATCAAAAGAAGAATGGAACTGCTCAGATGGGCGGGAGAATCCGAAGAAAGATATATTATAGAAGACGATTATGACAGTGAGTTTCGGTACAAAGGAAGACCGATTCCGGCATTGCAGGGATATGATATGAATGATAAAGTGATTTATCTTGGGACTTTTTCAAAGTCGCTGGCGCCGGCAATCCGAATCAGTTACATGGTACTTCCAAAACGACTTCTTACAGCATATAATGAAAAGTGCAGATTTTTAAGCTCGACGGTCTCAAAAGTCGATCAGTTTATTATCCAACGGTTTATCGAAGAAGGATATTATGAGCGTCATCTGAATAAAATGAGAGCACTTTATAAAAACAGACATGATATATTAATGGCTGGGTTAAAACCGTTGCTTACGAGATGCAGCATTTCGGGAGAGCATGCAGGAGTACATTTACTTTTAACGTTTCCATCGGGAGAAAAAGAAAAAGAACTGATCAGACAGGCGGAAGAAAAAGAAATCAGAGTTTATGGATTGTCAGAATATGATATTGATGAACAAAAAAACGCAAAAGCAACGATATTGCTCGGATATGCAAATATGAGTGAAGAAGCGATTCGAGATGCGAGCAACATCCTGTGTGAGATATGGAAATAAAAGGAGTTCCAACTGTGGAACTCCTTTTATTTCTTTTATACTTCTGCGTCCTGTTCAGATGAGGTTTCTTCCTCGGCGGGTGTCTCCTCTGTCTCCTGATTGAGCGAAACATAAGATCTTTGGGTGACTGGTTCTAAGTCACTGTCCAGATCAAAATCCTCATCTTCAAAATCATCTGAAAATTCACTGTTATCGTCAAGTGTATGTTGCTTTTTCTTGAAAAATGCAATTCCAATGCCGATTGCAGCACCAATGCCTGCAAGTGCTAATAAAAATTTACTCCATTTTTTTGACATATGATGACTCCTTTCTGAAAATAATATGATTCATTGAAAAACATTATAATACTTTTGTCGGAAAAATGAAAGGGGAATTCAGCCGATTGTTGTTTCTGTATCAGAATTGTGTTAGACTAACTCTTATATAGTAGAAAAGGAAGTGAGAGTATTGAACAAAGAACCTGTAAAAAAAGCGAAAAAGGGAATATTGAGTATTGTATTTAGCAGAATTTCGTTGCTTGCGGTATTATTGATCATCCAGATTGCTTTGATTGTAGGGACAGTCACATATTTGGAAGACTATGCAACTTACATTTATGTGATTTTTATCGTGTTGGAAGTGATTTCTGTCGTTTATATTATAAACAGTAAAAGCAATCCTGCGTTTAAGACTTCGTGGATATTGTTTATCCTTTTAATTCCGATTGTGGGAACAGTGTTTTATCTGTTTATGAAAATACAGCCTGGAACAAGTTATTTGGACCATCGCCTCAGGACATTGAATGATGCGACATCGCCATTTATGAAACAGGATAAGGAGACGGTGGAGGCGCTTCGTGTATCGAAGCCTGCCAATGCCAATCTTGCACATTATCTGACACATCAGGCGGCATTTCCTGTGCATCGCAATACAGAAGTGACGTATTTTCCCCTTGGTGAAAATAAATTCAAGGAGATGAAAAAGCAGTTAAGACTTGCAGAAAAATATATTTTTCTAGAGTATTTTATAGTGGAAGAAGGTATCATGTGGAATGAGATACTGGATATTCTCATTGATAAGGTCTCGAAAGGTGTGGAGGTCCGTTTCATGTATGACGGAATGTGCAGTATGGTACAACTGCCTTACCATTATCCGAAGACGATGAAAAAATATGGAATTAAATGTAAGATGTTCAGCCCGATCAAACCGGTTCTCTCTTCACATCAGAATAACAGAGATCACAGGAAAATATGTGTGATCGATGGACGTGTTGCGTTTACTGGGGGAATCAATCTGGCGGATGAGTATATTAATCAGAAAGTCCGTTTCGGACACTGGAAGGATACGGCAGTCATGTTAAAGGGAGAGGCAGTTCAGAACTTTACGATGATGTTTCTTCAGATGTGGAATGTCAGCGAGCGGGGAAAGGAAGATTATGCGAAATATCTTACCCCTAAGTCACTTGACATCAGAAGAGAACTTGGTTTTGTGCTTCCGTATGCAGACAGCCCATTTGATCATGAAAATATTGGAGAGCAGGTGTACTTTCATTTGCTGAATCATGCAAAAAAATACGTGCACATTATGACGCCATACCTGATTTTAGATAATGAGATGGTGACAAATCTTACTTATACAGCAAAATGTGGAATTGAAGTTATCATTATTATGCCGCATATTCCGGATAAGTGGTATGCGTTTGCAGTAGCGCAGACCTATTATGAAGAACTGATCAGTGCGGGAGTGCAGATTTATGAATATACACCGGGATTTGTACATGCGAAAGTGTTTGTGTCGGACAATGATACTGCGACGGTCGGGACGATCAATCTTGATTATCGCAGTTTGTATCACCATTTTGAATGTGGTACATTCATTTATAACAATCCAGTCGTGTGGGAGATTGAACGTGATTTCCAAAATACTTTAAAAGCATGTCAGAAGATTACGATGCTTGATGTGAAAGCAAGAAGAATCGGTATGAAGATGGTCGGAAGAGTTTTAAGACTGATTGCACCTTTGATGTAAACAAACAAATATCGAAAAAAATATTGCATAACACGGAGAAAGTATAGTATAATTCTATCGGTGCTTTATAAGCAGTGCTAAAGTATTTTATAAGAAGACACAATAATAAAGTGATTTGTAAATGCGTGACATTACAAAGTAAGATGGGAGAGAAAAACACATGGAAAGAAAAGTTGGAACAATTTCAAGAGGAGTTCGTTGTCCAATCATTAGAGAAAATGATAATTTAGCTGATATTGTAGTAGAAAGCGTATTGGACGCTGCAAAAAGCGAAGGATTTGAACTGAGAGACAGAGATGTTATTTCTGTTACAGAGTCAATTGTAGCAAGAGCACAGGGAAATTACGCTTCTATTGATACCATTGCAGAAGATGTAAAAGCAAAATTAGGCGGAGAGACAATCGGAGTAATCTTCCCAATCTTATCAAGAAATAGATTTGCTATCTGTCTCAGAGGAATCGCTGCCGGAGCAAAAAAAGTTGTTTTGATGTTAAGCTACCCAAGTGATGAAGTGGGAAATGAACTTGTATCACTGGATAAATTAGATGAGGCAGGAATCAACCCATACAGCGATGTCCTTACATTGGAAAAATACAGAGAATTATTTGGCGAGAACAAGCACGAATTTACAGGTGTAGATTATGTAGATTACTATGCAAATATCATCAAAGAAGCAGGGGCAGAAGTAGAAGTTATTTTTGCGAACAATCCAAGAACAATCTTAAACTATACAAAGAATGTGTTGAACTGTGATATTCATACACGCGTTAGAACAAAACGTATTTTACGGGAGAATGGCGCAGAAAGAGTATGCGGATTAGACGATATTTTGAATGCATCGGTAAATGGAAGCGGATACAATACAAAATATGGATTATTGGGATCTAATAAATCGACAGAAGACAAAATTAAATTATTCCCGAATGAGTGTTTTGATTTAGTAGAAGATATTCAGAAACAGATTTTGGATAAGACTGGAAAGCATGTAGAGGTTATGGTATATGGAGATGGTGCGTTCAAAGATCCACAAGGAAAGATCTGGGAACTTGCTGATCCGGTTGTATCACCAGCTTACACAGAAGGTCTGATTGGAACACCGAATGAAGTGAAGTTAAAATATCTTGCAGATAATGATTTCAAAGATTTAAGTGGGGAAGCATTGAAAGAAGCAATTTCAAAGCGTATCAGAGAAAAGAGCGATAATCTTGTTGGAGATATGGCGTCTCAGGGAACAACTCCGAGACAGTTGACAGATCTTATCGGTTCTTTGTGTGACCTTACAAGTGGCTCAGGAGATAAAGGAACACCGGTTGTATTGGTTCAGGGATATTTTGATAATTATACAAACTAATAAAAAAATGGTGCTGCATAATATATGCAGCACCATTTTTAGGTGTACCAGAAATTATAATAACCGAATTCCGTTAGCAAAAGCTGTGTCTACAATCTCTTCCGGCCATGTAGAAGACTGTACTTCTCCGATATGAGCTTTTCTTAGGCAGTACATACAAATACGGGACTGTCCAAGACCTCCGCCGATTGTATATGGAAGTTCATGATTCAAAAGAGCTTTTTGGAAATCAAGTTCCGCCCGTTCCGGACAGCCGGCCAAGCCAAGCTGACGTTCTAATGCTTCCTCATCAACACGGATTCCCATGGAAGAAAGTTCTAATGCAATGTCAAGAACCGGATAATATACAATGATATCGCCGTTCAATTCCCAGTCGTCATAATCCGGTGCACGCCCATCATGCTTCTCGCCGGAAATCAATTCTTTTCCGATCTGAGAGATGAAGACAGCTCCCTTTTCTTTGACAATCTTATATTCTCTTTCCTTAGGAGTGGAAGAAGGATATAGATTTTCCAATTCCTGTGAAGTGATGAAAGTGATCTCTTCCGGAAGAATCGGATCTATGTAGTTATATCTTCTCGAGATATATTCTTCTGTCTCGCGAAGCGCAGCGTATACTTTGCGGACAGTGTACTGCAATGTCTCCATATTGCGTTCTTCTTTAGAAATTACTTTTTCCCAATCCCATTGATCGACATAAATCGAATGTATGTTATCGGTATCCTCGTCTCTTCTGATTGCATTCATATCTGTATATAAACCCTCACCTGAGTGAAAACCGTAGCGCTTTAATGCATAGCGTTTCCATTTTGCAAGGGAATGTACAATTTCCACCGGGGTATCGTTCTGCTCTTTGATTCCAAACGCTACTGGACGTTCCACAC comes from Coprococcus phoceensis and encodes:
- the cysS gene encoding cysteine--tRNA ligase; the protein is MKLYNTLSRRKEEFIPLEEGKVKMYVCGPTVYNFIHIGNARPMIVFDTVRRYFEYKGYDVNFVSNFTDVDDKIIKKAIEEGVSANEISQRYIAECKKDMAGMNVKPATKHPLATEEICGMIEMIQELIDKGYAYEKNGTVYFRTRKFDEYGKLSHKNLDDLQSGGRSLLVSGEDEKEDPLDFVLWKPKKEGEPAWESPWCDGRPGWHIECSVMSKKYLGDQIDIHAGGEDLVFPHHENEIAQSEAANGKEFARYWMHNAFLNIDNRKMSKSLGNFRTVREISEQYDLQVLRFFMLSAHYRSPLNFSADLMEASKNGLTRIVTAVDNLKHLENATSAEAMTDVEKETFEKTKEFVEGFETAMEDDFNTADAIASIFELVKFANTTATAESSKEYLKGLHDLIVKLADVLGLIVEKEEELLAEDIEKLIEERQAARKEKNFKRADEIRNELLEKGIILEDTREGVKWKRA
- a CDS encoding Mini-ribonuclease 3, which translates into the protein MEKSVGFEFDSYMQEVFQMKEVDVHSYSPLTLAYIGDSIYDLIIKSLVINQGNRQVNKLHKETSMYVQASTQSLMMRAMQEELTEEEHAVYKRGRNAKSVSPAKNQSITDYRRATGFEALLGYLYLKKEWKRMLDLVKIGLDSLKEKEV
- the rlmB gene encoding 23S rRNA (guanosine(2251)-2'-O)-methyltransferase RlmB, encoding MSEEIKVENLMVEGRNAVIEAFRSGKPVDKLFVLDGCQDGPVRTIIREAKKHDTIINFVTKERLDQISETKKHQGVIAYAAAYEYSEVEDMLELAKKKGEDPFLILLDNIEDPHNLGAIIRTANLAGAHGVIIPKRRAVGLTATVAKTSAGALNYTPVAKVTNLAKTMEELKEKGLWFVCADMGGESMYRLNLTGPIGMVIGNEGDGVSRLVKEKCDFIASIPMKGDIDSLNASVAAGVLAYEIVRQRLQ
- the sigH gene encoding RNA polymerase sporulation sigma factor SigH; the protein is MSDYGKMTDEQLICNLRAGEQEITDYVMDKYKFLVKKKAKEMYLLGGENDDLIQEGMIGLFKAVRDYDSEQGTSFASFADLCISRQMYSAIKASQRQKHMPLNSYISLYEQGEDTQEEKQQPLIETIQTMKDNNPEELFLNKEYLQMIEQELKKRLSDLENQVLHLHLLGIDYQTIAKLLDKSPKSIDNALQRIKAKMAGIVQI
- a CDS encoding glutamine--tRNA ligase/YqeY domain fusion protein codes for the protein MENEVVSKNFIEQEIEKDLREGVYDTVCTRFPPEPNGYLHIGHAKSILLNYGLAQKYNGTFHMRFDDTNPTKEKVEFVESIKEDIKWLGADWKDNLFFASDYFDQMYECAVKLIKKGKAYVCDLTAEEIREYRGTLTEPGRNSPYRERTVEENLELFEAMKNGEFEDGERVLRAKIDMASPNINMRDPIIYRVAHMTHHNTGDKWCIYPMYDFAHPIEDAIEKITHSICTLEFEDHRPLYDWVVRECEFEPAPRQIEFAKLYLTNVVTGKRYIKKLVEDGIVDGWDDPRLVSIAALRRRGFTPESLKMFVDLCGVSKSNSSVDYAMLEYCIREDLKMKKSRMMAVLDPIKLIIDNYPEGQVEYLDVANNLENEELGYRKVPFCRELYIEREDFMEEPPKKYFRLFPGNEVRLMHAYFVKCESFVKDENGNITEIHCTYDQETKCGSGFTGRKVKGTIHWVPAPYAVKAEVRLYENIVDEEKGVYNKEDGSLNLNPNSLTILKDCYLEPSFDDAKAYDSFQFVRNGYFCIDAKDSKPDALVFNRIVSLKSSFKLPK
- the pdxR gene encoding MocR-like pyridoxine biosynthesis transcription factor PdxR; translation: MNELTINLKTKSDMPLYEQIYRHIKTEIQSGRIACREKLPSTRALSRHLEVSRSTVELAYEQLLSEGYIESEPCKGFFAAQLEGLYQFAELNMVSKAGEKTEKKKYRYDFSPRGIDLSSFPYNVWRKLSKEILVDDRTDLFRLGNSQGEEGLRNAIRNYLYQARGVNCQPEQIIVGAGNDYLLMLLSMVMGEQRKVAFENPTYKQAYRLFRNLSCEVMTIDMDKYGMEVSKLCESNADTAYVMPSHQYPLGIVMPIKRRMELLRWAGESEERYIIEDDYDSEFRYKGRPIPALQGYDMNDKVIYLGTFSKSLAPAIRISYMVLPKRLLTAYNEKCRFLSSTVSKVDQFIIQRFIEEGYYERHLNKMRALYKNRHDILMAGLKPLLTRCSISGEHAGVHLLLTFPSGEKEKELIRQAEEKEIRVYGLSEYDIDEQKNAKATILLGYANMSEEAIRDASNILCEIWK
- the cls gene encoding cardiolipin synthase, producing the protein MNKEPVKKAKKGILSIVFSRISLLAVLLIIQIALIVGTVTYLEDYATYIYVIFIVLEVISVVYIINSKSNPAFKTSWILFILLIPIVGTVFYLFMKIQPGTSYLDHRLRTLNDATSPFMKQDKETVEALRVSKPANANLAHYLTHQAAFPVHRNTEVTYFPLGENKFKEMKKQLRLAEKYIFLEYFIVEEGIMWNEILDILIDKVSKGVEVRFMYDGMCSMVQLPYHYPKTMKKYGIKCKMFSPIKPVLSSHQNNRDHRKICVIDGRVAFTGGINLADEYINQKVRFGHWKDTAVMLKGEAVQNFTMMFLQMWNVSERGKEDYAKYLTPKSLDIRRELGFVLPYADSPFDHENIGEQVYFHLLNHAKKYVHIMTPYLILDNEMVTNLTYTAKCGIEVIIIMPHIPDKWYAFAVAQTYYEELISAGVQIYEYTPGFVHAKVFVSDNDTATVGTINLDYRSLYHHFECGTFIYNNPVVWEIERDFQNTLKACQKITMLDVKARRIGMKMVGRVLRLIAPLM
- a CDS encoding coenzyme F420-0:L-glutamate ligase, which translates into the protein MERKVGTISRGVRCPIIRENDNLADIVVESVLDAAKSEGFELRDRDVISVTESIVARAQGNYASIDTIAEDVKAKLGGETIGVIFPILSRNRFAICLRGIAAGAKKVVLMLSYPSDEVGNELVSLDKLDEAGINPYSDVLTLEKYRELFGENKHEFTGVDYVDYYANIIKEAGAEVEVIFANNPRTILNYTKNVLNCDIHTRVRTKRILRENGAERVCGLDDILNASVNGSGYNTKYGLLGSNKSTEDKIKLFPNECFDLVEDIQKQILDKTGKHVEVMVYGDGAFKDPQGKIWELADPVVSPAYTEGLIGTPNEVKLKYLADNDFKDLSGEALKEAISKRIREKSDNLVGDMASQGTTPRQLTDLIGSLCDLTSGSGDKGTPVVLVQGYFDNYTN
- the asnA gene encoding aspartate--ammonia ligase produces the protein MEHLIIPEGYTAPLTIRETEVAIKEIKDHFERALAKSLHLTRVSAPLFVKPESGLNDNLNGVERPVAFGIKEQNDTPVEIVHSLAKWKRYALKRYGFHSGEGLYTDMNAIRRDEDTDNIHSIYVDQWDWEKVISKEERNMETLQYTVRKVYAALRETEEYISRRYNYIDPILPEEITFITSQELENLYPSSTPKEREYKIVKEKGAVFISQIGKELISGEKHDGRAPDYDDWELNGDIIVYYPVLDIALELSSMGIRVDEEALERQLGLAGCPERAELDFQKALLNHELPYTIGGGLGQSRICMYCLRKAHIGEVQSSTWPEEIVDTAFANGIRLL